From Pan paniscus chromosome 9, NHGRI_mPanPan1-v2.0_pri, whole genome shotgun sequence, the proteins below share one genomic window:
- the LOC100991705 gene encoding inactive caspase-12 isoform X1, whose amino-acid sequence MADEKPSNGVLVHMVKLLIKTFLDGIFDDLMENNVLNTDEIHLIGKCLKFVVSNAENLVDDITETAQIAGKIFREHLWNSKKQLSSDISSDGERGANMPGLNICNKEFNYVHNRNGSELDLLGMRDLLENLGYSVVIKENLTAQEMETALRQFAAHPEHQSSDSTFLVFMSQGILNGICGTKHWDQEPDVLHDDTIFEIFNNRNCQSLKVKPKVVIMQACRGNRMSLPDGAGIVWFTTDSGKASADTHGRLLQGNICNDAVTKAHVEKDFIAFKSSTPHNVSWRHETNGSVFISQIIYYFKEYSWSHHLEEIFRKVQHSFETLNILTQLPTIERLSMTRYFYLFPGN is encoded by the exons ATGGCTG atgagaaaccaTCCAACGGTGTTCTGGTCCACATGGTGAAGTTGCTGATCAAGACCTTTCTAGATGGCATTTTTGATGATTTGATGGAAAATAATGTGTTAAATACAGATGAGATACACCTTATAGGAAAATGTCTAAAGTTTGTGGTGAGCAATGCTGAAAACCTGGTTGATGATATCACTGAGACAGCTCAAATTGCAGGCAAAATATTTAGGGAACACCTGTGGAATTCCAAAAAACAGCTGAGTTCAG ATATATCCAGTGATGGAGAAAGAGGGGCGAACATGCCTGGCCTCAACATCTGCAACAAAGAATTCAACTATGTTCATAATCGAAATGGTTCTGAACTTGACCTTTTGGGGATGCGAGATCTACTTGAAAACCTTGGATACTCAGTGGTTATAAAAGAGAATCTCACAGCTCAG GAAATGGAAACAGCACTAAGGCAGTTTGCTGCTCACCCAGAGCACCAGTCCTCAGACAGCACATTCCTGGTGTTTATGTCACAGGGCATCCTGAACGGAATCTGTGGGACTAAGCACTGGGATCAAGAGCCAGATGTTCTTCACGATGACACCATCTTTGAAATTTTCAACAACCGTAACTGCCAGAGTCTGAAAGTCAAACCCAAGGTCGTCATCATGCAAGCCTGCCGAGGCA ACAGAATGTCTCTCCCAGATGGTGCTGGGATTGTTTGGTTCACCACTGACAGTGGAAAAGCCAGTGCAGATACTCATGGTCGGCTCTTGCAAGGTAACATCTGTAATGATGCTGTTACAAAGGCTCATGTGGAAAAGGACTTCATTGCTTTCAAATCTTCCACACCAC ATAATGTTTCTTGGAGACATGAAACAAATGGCTCTGTCTTCATTTCCCAAATTATCTACTACTTCAAAGAGTATTCTTGGAGTCATCATCTAGAGGAAATTTTTCGAAAG GTTCAACATTCA
- the LOC100991705 gene encoding inactive caspase-12 isoform X2 translates to MADEKPSNGVLVHMVKLLIKTFLDGIFDDLMENNVLNTDEIHLIGKCLKFVVSNAENLVDDITETAQIAGKIFREHLWNSKKQLSSDISSDGERGANMPGLNICNKEFNYVHNRNGSELDLLGMRDLLENLGYSVVIKENLTAQGILNGICGTKHWDQEPDVLHDDTIFEIFNNRNCQSLKVKPKVVIMQACRGNRMSLPDGAGIVWFTTDSGKASADTHGRLLQGNICNDAVTKAHVEKDFIAFKSSTPHNVSWRHETNGSVFISQIIYYFKEYSWSHHLEEIFRKVQHSFETLNILTQLPTIERLSMTRYFYLFPGN, encoded by the exons ATGGCTG atgagaaaccaTCCAACGGTGTTCTGGTCCACATGGTGAAGTTGCTGATCAAGACCTTTCTAGATGGCATTTTTGATGATTTGATGGAAAATAATGTGTTAAATACAGATGAGATACACCTTATAGGAAAATGTCTAAAGTTTGTGGTGAGCAATGCTGAAAACCTGGTTGATGATATCACTGAGACAGCTCAAATTGCAGGCAAAATATTTAGGGAACACCTGTGGAATTCCAAAAAACAGCTGAGTTCAG ATATATCCAGTGATGGAGAAAGAGGGGCGAACATGCCTGGCCTCAACATCTGCAACAAAGAATTCAACTATGTTCATAATCGAAATGGTTCTGAACTTGACCTTTTGGGGATGCGAGATCTACTTGAAAACCTTGGATACTCAGTGGTTATAAAAGAGAATCTCACAGCTCAG GGCATCCTGAACGGAATCTGTGGGACTAAGCACTGGGATCAAGAGCCAGATGTTCTTCACGATGACACCATCTTTGAAATTTTCAACAACCGTAACTGCCAGAGTCTGAAAGTCAAACCCAAGGTCGTCATCATGCAAGCCTGCCGAGGCA ACAGAATGTCTCTCCCAGATGGTGCTGGGATTGTTTGGTTCACCACTGACAGTGGAAAAGCCAGTGCAGATACTCATGGTCGGCTCTTGCAAGGTAACATCTGTAATGATGCTGTTACAAAGGCTCATGTGGAAAAGGACTTCATTGCTTTCAAATCTTCCACACCAC ATAATGTTTCTTGGAGACATGAAACAAATGGCTCTGTCTTCATTTCCCAAATTATCTACTACTTCAAAGAGTATTCTTGGAGTCATCATCTAGAGGAAATTTTTCGAAAG GTTCAACATTCA